The window GGGAACGGCGCGGGCGGTGCGCGTGGGGGCAGCGCCGACCACCTCGGCGATGCCCGGGCGGCGCTCGACCGCATCACGTCCCTGCGGTCCCGGGTCACCGACATGGAGTCCACCCGCGTGGACACCGCGGGGCTCCCGACCGCTCCCGCCCTCGAGCCCCTGTTGCCCGGTGGGGCGATCCGGGTCGGCGGCACCTACGCCGTCCCCGAGTCGGTGCTGCTCGTGATCACCATGCTGCAGGCTGCCTCGGCGTCCGGTGCGTGGTGCGCGGTCATCGGGGTGCCGTCCTTCGGGATCGAGGCCGCCGCCGCCGCGGGCATCGACCTCGAGCGGCTCGTGCTCGTCCCCGACCCGGGCGACCAGTGGCTCGCGGTGACCGCGGCGATGGCCGACGTCGCCCAGATCGTCCTCACCCGGCCGCTCGGCCGGGTCGTGCCGGGTGACGTCGCCCGGCTGTCGGCACGGCTCCGGCAACGCGGTGGCGCCCTCGTCGCGCTCGGCTCCTGGCCGGGCGCGGACGTTACGCTGCGGATCACGTCGTCGGTGTGGAGCGGCATCGGACAGGGCCACGGGCACCTGACCGAGCGTCGCGCCACCGTCACGGCGACCGGTCGTGCGGGTGCGGTGCGCCCCACGAGCACCGAGCTGCTGCTGCCGGCGGCCGACGGCTCGGTCCGGGCAGCCGCCCCGGTGCCGACGGTGGGCTCCGGCGACACCCGGGTGCTGCGCCCCGTGGCGGTGGCGTCGTGATCGCGCCGGGGCGTGTCCGGGCCGACGCGATCGCCCGCGGCGGTGCGCTGCCCGAGCCGCCACCGACCCGCACCATCGTGCTCTGGTGCCCGGACTGGCCGGTGATCGCGGCAGCCCGCGCGGCCGGTGCGCCGCCGGAGCAGCCCTTCGCCGTGGTCGCGAAGGGCCTGGTGTTCGCGAGCTCCGCGTCCGCACGGCAGCACGGTGTCGTCCGGGGCCTCCGGGTGCGCGAGGCGCAGGCGCGCTGTCCGGAGCTCGTCGTGCAGCCCTACGACGACGCGCTCGACCACCGTGCGTTCGAACCCGTCATCCGCGCGGTCGAGGCGGCCGTCCCCGGGGTCGAGGTGCTCCGGCCCGGCACCCTCGCCCTGCGTGCCCGGGGGCCGGCGCGGTACTACGGCGGCGAGCGGGCGGCCGCGGCGACCCTGGCGGGGATCGCGGCCGACCACGGTGCCCCGGCGGTGCGGGCCGGTGTGGCGGACACCCCGTTCGCGGCGGAGCAGGCAGCACGGGCCCGGCCGGTGCGTCCCGGCGAACGGGTGCGGATCGTGCCGGTCTCCGGCTCGTCGGACTTCCTGGCGGACCTGCCCCTCGGTGTGCTCGGCGACCCCGAGCTCGCGACCGTCCTCGACCGGCTCGGCATCACCACGCTGGGCGCGTTCGCATCGCTCAGCGACGAGCAGGTCCGCGACCGGTTCGGGGTCGCCGGGGCGTTCCTGCACCGGCTGGCGGGCGGACGCGACCCGCGGGAGATCTCGGCGCGCGCGATCCCGCCCGAACTCCGGATCGAGGCCGCCTTCGAGCCCCCGCTCGACCGCGCCGACCAGATCGCGTTCGCGTTCCGGCGCTCCGCCGACGACTTCGCCGCACGCCTCCGCGCTGCTGGGCTGGTGGCGACGACCATCCGGGTGGGGATCGTCGACGAGCGGGACATCCTGCTCGAACGCACGTGGGCGCACCCCCGCTGGTTCGACGCCGCCGACGTCGTCGACCGGGTGCGGTGGCAGCTCGCCGGCGGGGTCGACCCGACCGGGCTCGAAGCCCCGGTCACGTCGGTCGTGCTCGAACCGGTCGCCGTCGACGACATGGCGAACCACGAGCGCGGGCTCTGGGGCTCCGGGCCGGACGAGCGCGTGCACCACGGGCTGGCGCGGATCCAGGGCATGGTCGGACACGACGGTGTGGTGAGCCCGCGCGTCGGTGGCGGTCGGACCCTGTCCGAGCGGGTGGTGCTCGTGCCATGGGGCGACGCCCCGCCCGGCGGCGAGCGTGCCCTGGCCACCGTGCGCGACCGACCGTGGCCCGGCAAGCTGCCCGGGCCGCCGCCCGCCACCGTCCTCGAGCGTCCCCGTCCGGTCGACGTGGTCTCCGGCGACGGCGCGAGCGTCGACGTCGACGACCGCGGCGTGCTGTCCGGCGCACCCGAAGGCTTCCGCGCCGAGGGGGACCGGGGCGGCGGGTTCGCGCCCGTCACCGCCTGGGCCGGTCCGTGGCCGCTCGTCGTGCGGTGGTGGGAGTCCGGCGGTCGACGACTGCACCGGCTGCAGCTCGTCGACGCCGAGGGCCGTGCCTGGTACCTGGTGCTGGCCGACCACCGGTGGTGGGCGGAGGCGATCGCCACGTGAACCGATCCAGGAGCAGGACCTGATGGGCTACAGCAACCCACCCGTCCCGTGGTCGCAGTTCGAGCGCGCCCTGTCGGACAAGCGGAGCCCCGGATCGGGGAACGCGGGCGACGGCGGGGACAGCCCGGCGTGGTCGCGGAAGCGCGAGCGCTACGTGCCGACGGCCCTGGACACCGACGGCGCTCCGGTCGTGCCGTACGCCGAGCTGCACGCGCATTCGGCCTTCAGCTTCCTCGACGGTGCGAGCCAGCCCGAGCAGCTGTTCGAGGAAGCCGCACGGCTGCGCCTGCACGCCCTCGCCCTCACCGACCACGACGGCTTCTACGGTGCTGCCCGGATGGCCGAGGTGGCCGAGGCGTACCCGCAGGTCGGGACCGTATACGGCACCGAGCTCTCGCTGGGACTCACCGAACCCCAGAACGGCGTCCCCGACCCCGAGGGCTCCCACCTGCTCCTGCTCGCCGACGGGCAGGACGGCTACCACCGGCTCGCGGGCGCGGTGACGAGCGCGCACCTCGCGGCCGGGTCCGAGAAGGGCAGCCCGCGCTACGACCTCGACGAGCTCGCGGCGCGGGCCGACGGACACTGGCGGGTGCTCACCGGGTGCCGGAAGGGCACCGTCCGACAGGCGCTCGAACAGGGTGGGGAGTCCGCGGCGGAGACCGCCCTGCGCGTGCTGCTCGACCGCTTCGGCCGCGGCAACGTCGTGGTGGAGCTCCTCGACCACGGCGATCCGCTCGACAGCGCACGGAACGACGTGCTCGCGACCCTCGCCGAGCGGTACGCGCTGCCCCTGGTCGCGACCGGCAACGTCCACTACGCCACCCCGGACCGGTTCCCGGTGGCGACGGCACTGGCCGCGGTCCGGGCCCGGCGCAGTCTCGACGAGATCGACGGGTGGCTGCCGGCCGCCGACACCGCGCACCTGCGTTCCGGTGTCGAGATGACACGGCGGTTCGGGCGCTACTCCGGGGCGATCGAGAACACCGTCACGCTGGCCGACGAACTCGGGTTCCGGCTGCGCACGGTCAAGCCCGGGCTGCCGGACCTCGACGTGCCGGACGGGCACACCGCGATGTCCTGGTTGCGGGAACTCACCTGGACCGGAGCCCGTCGGCTCTACCCGGGCAGCGCCGACGGGGTGGACTCGCAGAAGCGCGAGCGCATCGAACGCGAGCTGGCGGTGATCGAGGACAAGAACTTCCCCGGCTACTTCCTGATCGTGCGCGACATGGTGCAGTACGCCCGTGGTCGGGGGATCCTCTGCCAGGGGCGGGGCTCCGCCGCGAACTCCGCGGTCTGCTACCTGCTCGAGATCACCGCGGTGGACTCGATCCGCTACGGTCTGCCGTTCGAGCGGTTCCTGTCGGCGATGCGTGACGAGGAACCCGACATCGACGTCGACTTCGACTCGGACCGCCGCGAAGAGGTGATCCAGTACGTCTACGAGAAGTACGGCCGGTACAACGCCGCCCAGGTCGCGAACGTCATCACGTACCGGCCGAAGGGCGCCGTCCGCGACATGGCGAAGGCCCTCGGCCACAGCCCGGGGCAGCAGGACGCCTGGTCGAAGCAGGTCGAACGGTGGGGCTCGGTGACCGAGAGCCAGGACCACGACATCCCGCCGGCGGTCGTCGGGTTGGCGAGCGACGTCCTGGGGTTCCCGCGCCACCTCGGGATCCACTCGGGTGGCATGGTGCTCACCGACCGGCCGGTGGGCGAGGTCGTGCCGATCGAGCACGCGCGGATGGACGGCCGCACGGTGCTGCAGTGGGACAAGGACGACTGCGCCTTCATGGGGCTCGTGAAGTTCGACATGCTCGGCCTCGGCATGCTCGCGGCGCTGCAGTACTCGTTCGACCTGGCGGCGGAGCACTGCGGGGAGCGCTGGGAGATGCACTCCATGCCGAAGGAGGAACAGGGCGTCTACGACCAGCTCTGCCGTGCGGACACGATCGGGGTGTTCCAGGTGGAGTCCCGCGCGCAGATGGGCACGCTGCCCCGGCTGCTCCCTCGGCGCTTCTACGACCTGGTGATCGAGGTCGCCCTCGTCCGCCCCGGTCCGATCCAGGGCGGCGCCGTGCACCCGTACATCCGGCGGCGCACCGGCGAGGAACCGATCACGTACATCCACCCGTCACTCGAGCCGGTGCTCGAACGGACCCTCGGGGTGCCGCTGTTCCAGGAGCAGCTCATGCAGATGGCGATCGCGGTCGGCAACTGCTCGGGCGACGACGCCGACCTGCTGCGGCGGGCGATGGGCTCGAAGCGCGGCCACGAGAAGATCGACCGGCTGCGCGACAAGCTCTACGCCGGCATGTCCGACAACGGCATCCACGGCGAGGACGCCGACGCGATCTACGCGAAGATCCAGGCGTTCGCGAACTTCGGCTTCGCGGAGAGCCACTCGATCAGCTTCGCCCTGATCGTCTACGCGAGTGCCTGGATGCGGCTGCACTACCCAGGGGCGTTCCTGGCCGCGCTGCTCCGGGCACAGCCGATGGGGTTCTACTCGCCGCAGACCCTGGTCGCCGACGCCCGGCGGCACGGCGTCCAGGTGCTCCGGCCGGACATCCTGCGGTCGGGCGTCGACGCGACGCTCGAGCCGCTCGGCGACGACCAGGTGCCGCCACCGTGCGGCGACGACGCCTGCCTGGTCACGGAGCAGCCGCCGGTACTGCCCTTCGACAAGGCACTGCCCGACGACACCGCCAGGCACCGCCGCGACGGCGCCTTCGCGGTCCGGCTCGGGCTGGCCGAGGTCGCCTCGCTCAGTCGGAAGAGCGCCGAGAAGATCGTCGCCGAGCGCGACGCGAACGGCCCGTTCACCGACATGTCCGACCTCGCCCGCCGGGTGGGCCTGACGACGGCGCAGCTCGAGGCGCTCGCCGCGGCCGACGCCTTCGCCCCGTTCGACATCGACCGCCGCGGCGCGATGTGGTCGGCGGCTCAGGCTGCGGCGGAGCGCGCCGACCAGTTGCCGGACACGCAGGTCGTCGTCCAGCCGCCGCTGTTCGGGCAGATGACGAGCGGCGACGTCCTGATCGCCGACATGTGGTCGACGGGGATGACGACCGACGACCACCCCGTGCGGCACGTGCGCGACCGGCTCGCCGCCCGCCGGGTGCTCAGCGTGCAGGACACCGCGACCGCCGAGACGGGGCGGCGGGTCGAGGTCGGCGGGATCGTCACGCACCGGCAGCGTCCGGCGACGGCGTCGGGGATCACGTTCCTGAACGTCGAGGACGAGACCGGGCTGGTCAACGTGATCTGCAGCGTCGGCGTCTGGGGACGCTACCGGCGGGTCGCCCGCGAGTCCCCGGCGGTGATCGTCCGGGGCATCCTCGAGCGGTCGCCCGACGGCGTGGTCAACCTGGTGGCGGACCGGATCGAGCACCTGTCGCTGTCCGTGCGCACGCGGTCACGGGACTTCCAGTGAGTGGTCGCAGGTGACGGGCGCGGGACGGGCGCGGCTACTCGACCTCGGGCAGTCGCACCGTGACCTCGAGCCCACCGGAGCGCACGTTCCGCAGCGACGCCGTGCCACCGGCGCGCTCGGCCACCGCGCGCACGATCGCGAGCCCGAGTCCGGACCCGCCGGGCAGCGCGATGGCGCCGGTGGCCGGATCGGGGCTCGGGCGGGACTTGCGGGCTTCGTCCGGTCGGGTGAACCGGTCGAACGCGACCGGGATGAACGACTCGGGGACGCCGGGGCCGTCGTCGGTGATCTGCAGGACGCCCTCGCCCCCGGTGCTGCGCCAGGACACGAAGATGCCGCCACCGCGGGGGAGCGCCGACACCGCGTTGCCCGCGATGTTCGTCACGAGCTGCGCCATGCCGCCCGTGTCCAACCGGTAGCGAGGCTCGTGGGTCCCGCCGCCGATGCCCGGCCCGGAGCCGCCGACGGCCACGGGGGCCTCGAGGTCGAAGTCGACGGTGATGTCCTTCGCCGACGCGATGAGTCGCACCCGGTCGACGGCGGCCATGACCTCGTCGCCCAGGTCCGACCACGCGGTCTCCGGCCGCTGGTCGCCGTCCTGCTCCCGCCGCTCGGACTCCTCGATCCGCGACAGCGCCAGCAGGTCGTTCGCCAGCCGCGAGAGGCGGGCGACGCTGTGCTTGGCGCGCTCGATGTGGGCGGCCAGCGCAGCGGCATCGTCACCGTCGAGCGATGCCAGGTCGAGCTGCGTGGTGAGGATGGCGAGCGGGGTGCGGAGCTCGTGACTGGCGTCCGACACCATCTGCCGCTCTCGCTCGGTGGCCTGCCGCGTGCGGGCGAGGAACGCGTTGAGGGTCGTGGCGAGGGACGCGAGTTCGTCCTGGGCGGGGCCGACGGGCAGCTCGGCGCGTTCGGGCGCGACGGACAGCCGCTCGGCTTCACGGCGCATCCGGTTGACGGGGCGGAGCGCCGCGGTCGCCAGGATCCAGGACGCGATCCCGAACGCCAGCAGGATCGCGACGCCCGTGAGCGACAGCGTCGAGGTGAGGTCGTCGACCACGATCGCCTCGGCCTGCGAGTTCCGGGCGGCGACCACCGTCCACCGTCCGGCCTGGTTCACGGGGTGTTCGACGACCACGCGGTACTCGGACCCCGACACCCGGATGATCGAGGTGCCGGCAGCGGTCGAGGTCAGGCTGCCGAGCGCGCTCTCCACCCGGGTGGGCATCGTCGAGAGCACGATGTCGCCGGACGGGGAGACCACGGCGACGAGCTGGGCGTTGCCCGGTGGGGACAGGTCGGGGTCGCTGTCGACCTCGAGCGTGGCGACGTACGGGTCGGCGTCGGCGTCGAGCAGGGTCCGGGTCGCACTGGCGACGACGCTCACCACCTGGAACCGCATCACCAGCACGAGCAGCACGATCACGACCGCCGCGATCGCCGTCGAACCGATCGTGATCCGTGCTCGCAGGGACAGCAGGCGCAGGGGCCGGACCAGACCGCGTCGTGGGCGGTCCGGCTCCGGGCGAGCGGACGCCCTGCTCACGCCCCGAGCAGATCCAGGCGGTACCCGCGGCCGCGGACGGTGGCGATCGCCACGGTGGCCTCGTGCGAGGTCAGCTTCTTGCGGAGGTACGAGATGTACTGCTCGACGACGTTCGGGTCGACGTGCTGCGAGCCGTCCCAGACCTCCTCGAGGATCTTCGGACGGTCCACCACGCTGCCGGCGGAGCGTGCCAGCAGTCGGAGCAGCGCGAACTCGGTCGGGCTGACGGCGACGCGCTGGCCCTTGATCGAGATGCGTCGGGCCTCGGAGTCGATCGAGACGTCGCCGACCTCGATCGTGCGCGGCGCGCCGGCGGACTCGCGGCGACCGAGGGCGCGGAGCCGGGCGGTGAGCTCGGCGAAGGCGAACGGCTTGGTGAGGTAGTCGTCGGCGCCGGCATCGAGGCCGAACACGCGGTCGTCCACGGCGTCGCGCGCGGTGACGAGCAGGATCCGCACGGGGTCCTCGCGTTCGCGGATCCGGCGTGCGAGCTCGAACCCGGACATGCCGGGCATCATGACGTCCACGACGGCCAGGTCGAACGCCTGCTCGCCGAGGGCGATGAGCGCCTCGACCCCGTTCTCGACCGCCGTCACGCGGTACCCCTCGGCAGCGAGACCGCGCTCCATCAGGGCACGCATCTCGTCGTCGTCCTCGACCACCAACAGCCGCATAGTGGACCTCCTCGGACCCATCGTGGCATCGAACCGGCGCCGAGGGCCGATGTCGGGGCCGAACTCACTGAATCTCGTCACAGGAGCGGCTACCGTTGCTGCCAGCCCACTGTGCAGAACGGTCTGTCCCGCGTTCTAGGGACATGAGGACTTCTTGCGTCGTTGCTAGGCTCCCGGAGCGGACAGCGCTTACCCGAAGCGCGGTCCGTTGCACCAGGGGGCACCATGAACGACCCGTCCGACCACCCGTCTGTCGACCATCCGGCCATCGTCCGTCTCCGCGCGGAGCTCGACGCCGCGTGGAAGGGCATCGGCGCCCTCGGCCAGTTGGAGGGCGTCCGCCGCGACCGCGTGGTCGCCGAGCTGCGGACGGCCGTGCCCGACGTGGCGAGCCGTGCGGCGCGCGAGGTCGGCACCGAGGCCGTCGTGGCGGAGATCGACCGGTTCGCCGACGCCGGTGCGCCCGGGACGGACCCCGCCGTGCCGGCCGCGGGGATCTGGGAGGACGTCGTGCAGACCGCCGCGGAAGCGGCCCGCGCCACGCGCTGACCCGAGCCCCCGCGTCAGTCGTCCTCGCCGAGCAGCTCCTCGCGCACACGCCGGACGTCCTCGAGCAGGGCGCCGATGAGCACCCAGTGCCGTGAGTTCGGTCGGACGATCTCCATCGGCGCGGTCAGTGCGGGTTCGGCGGTCGACGGCGCTTCGTCGTCGCCACCCGTACTTGCGGTGGGCGACGGGTCCAGCCGCGTCGACTCGACCCGGGCGCTCAGGGCACGGACGTCCGCGCCGATCCGGGCCACCTCCGTCGCGATGCCGCCGACCACGGGGTCGGCGCGCAGGTCGGGCGCGGTGTTGTCGCGGATCGCCCGGGTCATGCCGGTCACGCGCGTGACCAGGACGCGCAGGTGCTCGGTGATGGCGTCGTCGCGGTCGAGGATCGTGCGGTGCCGTCCGCCGCGCGGGTTCATCGTCAGGGACTCGCGGGCCGCGTTGAGGGACGCTTCGGTCTTCGCGTGCTGCGCGCGGAGTGCGCGGGCGCGGACCAGGGCGTCCTGCCAGCGGTCGCGGTCCCACCCCTCGGTCAGGCCGATCGCGACCCGTTCGAACGCCACGGCGGTGTCGCGGGCGAGTCGGGCGACGGCCAGGTGCGCCGGCTCGAGCAGGACCGGCGGGATGATCAGCGCGTTCACGACGAGGGCGACGACCGCTCCGATCACCGTCTCGAGGATGCGGTCGGCCGAGTAGTTCGGCGTGACGACCCCGGCGGTGAGCACGAGCATGCCGCTGATGCTGACCTGGGTGGCCGAGGTCGGGGTCAGCCGGAGCGCCCAGGCGATGAGGATCGCGAGGACGACCACGAGCAGCACGACCCACACGGAGTCGCCGAGCAGCAGGTGGAACCCGGTGGCCAGCAGCACCCCGAGCACGACGCCGGCACTCCGTTCGAGGCCCTTCACGAACGACTGGTTGATGCTCGGCTGCACGACGAGCAGCGCGGCGATCGCGGCGAAGGTCGGGAACGGTCCCTGGATGAGCAGCCGGCACAGCAGCACCGCCGCCACGACCGCGACCGCGGTCTTGACGACCTGCAGGAACGGCGTGCGACTCGAGCTGCGGAGGCGCGCGACCGGGTTCACGCCGACCACGCTAGCCATCGCCCGCACGCCGAGCCGTGCACGAAGGCGACGAAAACGCCCGGACACGGTTGACTGATGTCGTGTGGCCCAACCATGAGCGCGTCATCCCGCAGGCCTTCGCCGGCTCCGGGACCTCCGTCGTGGCCGCACGGGCACACTCCGTCGAGCCCTCGGGCAACGGCTACCTGTACGGCTACGAGGTCGACACGGTCGACACGGTCGACCGGAACGGCCAGCGCGCCACCGTCCTGACCTACGTCGACACCGGCGGCACGCACGACCAGAACAGTGCGATCGTCACCGATCCCGCGACCGGCGAGCCGGTCTCGGTGTG of the Curtobacterium sp. TC1 genome contains:
- a CDS encoding DNA polymerase Y family protein gives rise to the protein MIAPGRVRADAIARGGALPEPPPTRTIVLWCPDWPVIAAARAAGAPPEQPFAVVAKGLVFASSASARQHGVVRGLRVREAQARCPELVVQPYDDALDHRAFEPVIRAVEAAVPGVEVLRPGTLALRARGPARYYGGERAAAATLAGIAADHGAPAVRAGVADTPFAAEQAARARPVRPGERVRIVPVSGSSDFLADLPLGVLGDPELATVLDRLGITTLGAFASLSDEQVRDRFGVAGAFLHRLAGGRDPREISARAIPPELRIEAAFEPPLDRADQIAFAFRRSADDFAARLRAAGLVATTIRVGIVDERDILLERTWAHPRWFDAADVVDRVRWQLAGGVDPTGLEAPVTSVVLEPVAVDDMANHERGLWGSGPDERVHHGLARIQGMVGHDGVVSPRVGGGRTLSERVVLVPWGDAPPGGERALATVRDRPWPGKLPGPPPATVLERPRPVDVVSGDGASVDVDDRGVLSGAPEGFRAEGDRGGGFAPVTAWAGPWPLVVRWWESGGRRLHRLQLVDAEGRAWYLVLADHRWWAEAIAT
- a CDS encoding error-prone DNA polymerase, with the protein product MGYSNPPVPWSQFERALSDKRSPGSGNAGDGGDSPAWSRKRERYVPTALDTDGAPVVPYAELHAHSAFSFLDGASQPEQLFEEAARLRLHALALTDHDGFYGAARMAEVAEAYPQVGTVYGTELSLGLTEPQNGVPDPEGSHLLLLADGQDGYHRLAGAVTSAHLAAGSEKGSPRYDLDELAARADGHWRVLTGCRKGTVRQALEQGGESAAETALRVLLDRFGRGNVVVELLDHGDPLDSARNDVLATLAERYALPLVATGNVHYATPDRFPVATALAAVRARRSLDEIDGWLPAADTAHLRSGVEMTRRFGRYSGAIENTVTLADELGFRLRTVKPGLPDLDVPDGHTAMSWLRELTWTGARRLYPGSADGVDSQKRERIERELAVIEDKNFPGYFLIVRDMVQYARGRGILCQGRGSAANSAVCYLLEITAVDSIRYGLPFERFLSAMRDEEPDIDVDFDSDRREEVIQYVYEKYGRYNAAQVANVITYRPKGAVRDMAKALGHSPGQQDAWSKQVERWGSVTESQDHDIPPAVVGLASDVLGFPRHLGIHSGGMVLTDRPVGEVVPIEHARMDGRTVLQWDKDDCAFMGLVKFDMLGLGMLAALQYSFDLAAEHCGERWEMHSMPKEEQGVYDQLCRADTIGVFQVESRAQMGTLPRLLPRRFYDLVIEVALVRPGPIQGGAVHPYIRRRTGEEPITYIHPSLEPVLERTLGVPLFQEQLMQMAIAVGNCSGDDADLLRRAMGSKRGHEKIDRLRDKLYAGMSDNGIHGEDADAIYAKIQAFANFGFAESHSISFALIVYASAWMRLHYPGAFLAALLRAQPMGFYSPQTLVADARRHGVQVLRPDILRSGVDATLEPLGDDQVPPPCGDDACLVTEQPPVLPFDKALPDDTARHRRDGAFAVRLGLAEVASLSRKSAEKIVAERDANGPFTDMSDLARRVGLTTAQLEALAAADAFAPFDIDRRGAMWSAAQAAAERADQLPDTQVVVQPPLFGQMTSGDVLIADMWSTGMTTDDHPVRHVRDRLAARRVLSVQDTATAETGRRVEVGGIVTHRQRPATASGITFLNVEDETGLVNVICSVGVWGRYRRVARESPAVIVRGILERSPDGVVNLVADRIEHLSLSVRTRSRDFQ
- a CDS encoding sensor histidine kinase, coding for MSRASARPEPDRPRRGLVRPLRLLSLRARITIGSTAIAAVVIVLLVLVMRFQVVSVVASATRTLLDADADPYVATLEVDSDPDLSPPGNAQLVAVVSPSGDIVLSTMPTRVESALGSLTSTAAGTSIIRVSGSEYRVVVEHPVNQAGRWTVVAARNSQAEAIVVDDLTSTLSLTGVAILLAFGIASWILATAALRPVNRMRREAERLSVAPERAELPVGPAQDELASLATTLNAFLARTRQATERERQMVSDASHELRTPLAILTTQLDLASLDGDDAAALAAHIERAKHSVARLSRLANDLLALSRIEESERREQDGDQRPETAWSDLGDEVMAAVDRVRLIASAKDITVDFDLEAPVAVGGSGPGIGGGTHEPRYRLDTGGMAQLVTNIAGNAVSALPRGGGIFVSWRSTGGEGVLQITDDGPGVPESFIPVAFDRFTRPDEARKSRPSPDPATGAIALPGGSGLGLAIVRAVAERAGGTASLRNVRSGGLEVTVRLPEVE
- a CDS encoding response regulator transcription factor produces the protein MRLLVVEDDDEMRALMERGLAAEGYRVTAVENGVEALIALGEQAFDLAVVDVMMPGMSGFELARRIREREDPVRILLVTARDAVDDRVFGLDAGADDYLTKPFAFAELTARLRALGRRESAGAPRTIEVGDVSIDSEARRISIKGQRVAVSPTEFALLRLLARSAGSVVDRPKILEEVWDGSQHVDPNVVEQYISYLRKKLTSHEATVAIATVRGRGYRLDLLGA
- a CDS encoding FUSC family protein, yielding MNPVARLRSSSRTPFLQVVKTAVAVVAAVLLCRLLIQGPFPTFAAIAALLVVQPSINQSFVKGLERSAGVVLGVLLATGFHLLLGDSVWVVLLVVVLAILIAWALRLTPTSATQVSISGMLVLTAGVVTPNYSADRILETVIGAVVALVVNALIIPPVLLEPAHLAVARLARDTAVAFERVAIGLTEGWDRDRWQDALVRARALRAQHAKTEASLNAARESLTMNPRGGRHRTILDRDDAITEHLRVLVTRVTGMTRAIRDNTAPDLRADPVVGGIATEVARIGADVRALSARVESTRLDPSPTASTGGDDEAPSTAEPALTAPMEIVRPNSRHWVLIGALLEDVRRVREELLGEDD